The following are encoded in a window of Kitasatospora sp. NBC_01250 genomic DNA:
- a CDS encoding DUF4132 domain-containing protein, whose protein sequence is MGWLAAGDGYEVALVEGRVTARSTRGRSGGRVLKSLPKAVREHPETDRLRRFATWLERHAVSCREQVDAWMVSSLPVPTGLLARVWPDEAWQAALRDLAVVGEGAEEVGFLRDATPEGELRLVDLDGETVRIAPATVTLPHPVLLADLDELREFAAELGVVQGVEQIHRATWRKPAEQPEKATEVREFAGGRFSSRFGLAARATSLGYRVSGGYATGRVRDAGQTVEPAVWIGEPYWDGVAETGALSWRDADGRALTLREVGPVAWSEGMRMAAALYAGRTVEEVKQA, encoded by the coding sequence ATGGGTTGGCTGGCGGCGGGTGACGGGTATGAGGTCGCCCTGGTGGAGGGCAGGGTGACGGCGCGCTCGACGCGCGGTCGCTCTGGTGGCAGGGTGCTGAAGTCGCTGCCGAAGGCGGTCCGGGAGCACCCCGAGACGGACCGGCTGCGCCGCTTCGCGACCTGGCTGGAGCGCCACGCCGTCTCCTGCCGCGAGCAGGTGGACGCCTGGATGGTCTCCTCGCTGCCGGTGCCGACCGGGCTGCTGGCGCGGGTGTGGCCGGACGAGGCCTGGCAGGCGGCGCTGCGCGACCTCGCGGTGGTGGGGGAGGGGGCCGAGGAGGTCGGGTTCCTGCGGGACGCGACGCCCGAGGGCGAGCTGCGGCTGGTCGACCTGGACGGCGAGACGGTGCGCATCGCGCCCGCCACGGTGACGCTGCCGCACCCCGTGCTGCTGGCCGACCTGGACGAGCTGCGCGAGTTCGCCGCCGAGCTGGGGGTGGTCCAGGGGGTCGAGCAGATCCACCGGGCGACCTGGCGCAAGCCGGCCGAGCAGCCGGAGAAGGCCACCGAGGTACGGGAGTTCGCCGGTGGCCGGTTCTCCTCGCGGTTCGGCCTGGCGGCCCGCGCCACCTCGCTCGGCTACCGGGTCTCGGGCGGCTACGCGACCGGGCGGGTGCGGGATGCCGGGCAGACGGTCGAGCCGGCGGTGTGGATCGGCGAGCCGTACTGGGACGGCGTCGCCGAGACCGGCGCGCTGAGCTGGCGGGACGCGGACGGCCGGGCGCTGACGCTGCGCGAGGTCGGCCCGGTCGCCTGGTCGGAGGGGATGCGGATGGCCGCCGCGCTGTACGCGGGCCGCACCGTCGAGGAGGTCAAGCAGGCATGA
- a CDS encoding DNA-binding protein, with the protein MSTPADTPTTTPTTTPTNARGNSTVTTTEARAAELLRAGAVLPPGTEGAGERAVPLTTRGYRHPGLDGRVVVRLVPAELGAAEDLVAGFLGLEPDGAPAEVGLGLRQALGFPEWVLAHHPQDGHHALGVVPEVERLARQAAGRPKAALDGYLALGERLAAAVPHFLPTFYEQAGRVFLGAENPQYAAQLFTRARKAEAQHGLPVDEQRLDAVFLEFALAGALPVKVLSGYAKELGARVPAAEAFERFRHLCLRRTAGGLEPSAVMATDLRRLARAAALDPEAAEGAYLAELLELPATLRAATGWWQRHRAALVSLGRRDPAVRGRLLDLMPSAHDDESGTLWLDILAETGAVAGLCDGTLPAGQRPCDGTAGWFGRFLERHGSRWGGRARIPALYPLVDRLVDQLRAELAAAGTALRIPETDLDLLDQLLALGVPVADPTERTSLRLDNWAQEEHRRDLLALAADPRFHAAFRSGADRLGNGPAGRQALGLLARSPGGRPLLAAWMAEVARGSTAVGLPGLANAFDRLGWLPGEVLALAEEEVRAVAGTDLGALLAGCLRAGLLDELGWPAWDQAAAELVPRKDIDEIVVADAWPHLIASGASQARVLDAEGTVLTHDLRFPAGDPAERGFHYVDGSLLVQWRSKANNRQVLGYWHTAADQVFTMPEGTGCRGMRTYWLGSLDTHGLPLPGGGRTTGHGVVRAGDTALPAERAVIGDGRSCWVWADPEGTRQSAWHEYDPVTDTVGRASAPAFLADALRGAPSGSVLESGWVKPAPTGDGGLLGWRTIHLPDGSHRGEDLAGGAVTLAPHRGTPLRLVHFPGAARPQAVVRDGSYGIRLVDADGVTTATARTDAAPGAYAQGTLILPPLRYWHYLRPRDPQGSAALRQVSDETAAALLEAAGAADPERPAELAAEIRALLPEVTDEALIAGIAGVVRSAVGPRQRLAAVAERLELELAGGAAPAEEAPGPDDASLGLALDGLGALGGWYGGQDSRGGAEQLWFLTRAARPGAPAATPGTLHLDAPQAPYQRLLWAELPALAEAVALRAVTASSTAEDRTALRGFVEVLAGLGLTSPAGAARWRSVRLRLPAARTAGRATGGRHGNPVRLLPLGDGAFLLVTQNSTQVNGDIECAALFHDPAERFAVPAPYELLADAAPVATAPDGRAEAVLAVAAERGPAPWFPEAAARFAELTGVTGTLAALVVAGLPRLEGWHRNFLPPGTRALLGLKVADAAVARDELRALPPLTRRRLLAALLPADPEQLWTGGPDAEAAARVWNELIGRRVAVPEALLAEAGRAVRTEFSARQALAAVLDPATTRELTEDLVWAVKGDRAHPTDPTRTGFTAATLVAVVTMAGWLAHRLPAGDPLRSTLPAALDAVRARLANPDLLLDLGRYVSLSGFRRIAGAPTETGQGYERYGAVLLSTHDDQPAPAIRTALLDAAGEDPYLPVLRADGAQPFPAETALKAVGSADFAALLADPGDPAAGERGADGTWWPQDPSRSVPDLVAAVTERHGLGADAAVLYLMLLAMPDPTDRNTARWTGWKPARLKAARAELAASDLVVQATRTRAGRTLFLPGGWSEQSSPRLPLETWKLPMFDSTPSSAQVPGEPAAALYRRAWQRLLDGDLPRFEELRTPRARRGRRR; encoded by the coding sequence ATGAGCACCCCCGCCGACACACCCACCACGACACCCACCACGACACCCACGAACGCCCGGGGGAACAGCACTGTGACGACGACCGAGGCGCGGGCCGCCGAACTGCTGCGGGCCGGCGCGGTCCTGCCGCCGGGCACCGAGGGCGCCGGCGAGCGCGCCGTGCCGCTGACCACCCGCGGCTACCGCCACCCCGGCCTGGACGGACGGGTCGTGGTGCGGCTGGTGCCGGCCGAACTGGGCGCGGCGGAGGACCTGGTCGCCGGGTTCCTCGGGCTGGAGCCGGACGGCGCCCCGGCCGAGGTGGGCCTCGGCCTGCGCCAGGCGCTGGGCTTCCCCGAGTGGGTGCTCGCGCACCACCCGCAGGACGGGCACCACGCGCTGGGCGTGGTCCCCGAGGTGGAGCGGCTCGCCCGGCAGGCCGCCGGCCGGCCCAAGGCCGCCCTGGACGGCTACCTGGCACTGGGCGAGCGGCTGGCCGCGGCCGTGCCGCACTTCCTGCCGACCTTCTACGAGCAGGCGGGCCGGGTCTTCCTCGGCGCCGAGAACCCGCAGTACGCCGCCCAGTTGTTCACCCGGGCCCGCAAGGCCGAGGCCCAGCACGGCCTGCCGGTGGACGAACAGCGCCTGGACGCGGTCTTCCTGGAGTTCGCGCTGGCCGGCGCGCTGCCCGTCAAGGTGCTGTCCGGGTACGCCAAGGAGCTCGGTGCCCGGGTGCCGGCCGCCGAGGCCTTCGAGCGGTTCCGGCACCTGTGCCTGCGCCGCACCGCCGGCGGCCTGGAGCCGTCCGCGGTGATGGCCACCGACCTGCGCCGGCTGGCCCGGGCGGCCGCGCTGGACCCGGAGGCCGCCGAGGGCGCGTACCTCGCCGAACTGCTGGAGCTGCCCGCCACCCTGCGTGCCGCCACCGGCTGGTGGCAGCGCCACCGCGCGGCCCTGGTGTCCCTGGGCCGGCGCGACCCGGCCGTCCGCGGCCGGCTGCTCGACCTGATGCCGAGCGCCCACGACGACGAGTCGGGCACGCTCTGGCTGGACATCCTCGCCGAGACCGGGGCGGTGGCGGGCCTGTGCGACGGCACCCTGCCGGCCGGGCAGCGCCCGTGCGACGGCACCGCCGGATGGTTCGGCCGCTTCCTCGAACGGCACGGCAGCCGCTGGGGCGGCCGGGCCCGGATCCCTGCGCTCTATCCGCTGGTCGACCGGTTGGTCGACCAGCTGCGGGCCGAACTCGCGGCGGCGGGCACGGCCCTGCGGATCCCCGAGACCGACCTCGACCTGCTGGACCAACTGCTGGCCCTCGGCGTGCCGGTGGCCGATCCGACCGAGCGCACCAGCCTGCGGCTGGACAACTGGGCGCAGGAGGAGCACCGGCGCGACCTGCTTGCGCTGGCCGCCGACCCGCGCTTCCACGCCGCCTTCCGCAGCGGCGCCGACCGGCTCGGCAACGGCCCGGCCGGACGCCAGGCCCTGGGTCTGCTGGCCCGCTCGCCCGGTGGCCGCCCGCTGCTGGCCGCCTGGATGGCCGAGGTCGCCCGCGGCTCCACCGCGGTGGGCCTGCCCGGGCTGGCCAACGCCTTCGACCGGCTGGGCTGGCTGCCGGGCGAGGTCCTGGCGCTCGCGGAGGAGGAGGTCCGGGCGGTGGCCGGCACCGACCTGGGCGCCCTGCTGGCCGGCTGCCTGCGGGCCGGGCTGCTCGACGAACTCGGCTGGCCCGCCTGGGACCAGGCCGCCGCCGAGCTGGTCCCGCGCAAGGACATCGACGAGATCGTGGTCGCCGACGCCTGGCCGCACCTGATCGCCTCCGGCGCCTCCCAGGCCCGGGTGCTCGACGCCGAGGGCACCGTGCTCACCCACGACCTGCGGTTCCCGGCCGGCGACCCGGCCGAGCGCGGCTTCCACTACGTGGACGGCTCGCTGCTGGTCCAGTGGCGCTCGAAGGCCAACAACCGCCAGGTGCTCGGCTACTGGCACACCGCCGCCGACCAGGTGTTCACCATGCCCGAGGGCACCGGCTGCCGCGGGATGCGCACCTACTGGCTCGGCTCGCTGGACACCCACGGCCTGCCGCTGCCCGGCGGTGGCCGCACCACCGGCCACGGCGTGGTGCGGGCCGGGGACACCGCGTTGCCCGCCGAGCGCGCCGTCATCGGCGACGGACGGTCCTGCTGGGTGTGGGCCGACCCGGAGGGCACCCGGCAGTCGGCCTGGCACGAGTACGACCCGGTCACCGACACCGTCGGCCGGGCGAGCGCGCCCGCCTTCCTCGCGGACGCGCTGCGCGGGGCGCCTTCGGGGAGCGTGCTGGAGTCCGGCTGGGTCAAGCCCGCGCCCACCGGGGACGGCGGCCTGCTCGGCTGGCGGACGATCCACCTGCCGGACGGCTCGCACCGCGGCGAGGACCTGGCCGGCGGTGCCGTCACCCTGGCGCCGCACCGGGGCACGCCGCTGCGTCTGGTGCACTTCCCGGGCGCCGCACGGCCGCAGGCCGTGGTCCGCGACGGCAGCTACGGCATCCGGCTGGTCGACGCGGACGGCGTCACCACCGCCACCGCCCGTACCGACGCCGCCCCCGGCGCCTACGCCCAGGGCACCCTGATCCTGCCCCCGCTGCGCTACTGGCACTACCTGCGCCCGCGCGACCCGCAGGGCTCGGCCGCGCTGCGCCAGGTGTCCGACGAGACGGCCGCCGCCCTGCTCGAGGCCGCCGGCGCGGCCGACCCGGAGCGCCCGGCCGAGCTGGCCGCCGAGATCCGCGCGCTGCTGCCCGAGGTCACCGACGAGGCGCTGATCGCGGGCATCGCGGGCGTGGTGCGCAGCGCGGTGGGCCCGCGGCAGCGGCTGGCCGCCGTCGCCGAGCGGCTGGAGCTGGAGCTCGCCGGCGGCGCGGCCCCGGCCGAGGAGGCGCCCGGGCCCGACGACGCGTCGCTCGGGCTTGCGCTCGACGGTCTCGGCGCGCTCGGCGGCTGGTACGGGGGCCAGGACTCGCGCGGCGGCGCCGAGCAGCTCTGGTTCCTCACCCGGGCGGCCCGCCCCGGGGCCCCGGCCGCGACGCCGGGCACCCTGCACCTGGACGCCCCGCAGGCGCCCTACCAGCGGCTGCTCTGGGCCGAGCTGCCCGCGCTGGCCGAGGCCGTCGCGCTGCGCGCGGTCACGGCGTCCTCCACCGCCGAGGACCGGACGGCGCTGCGCGGCTTCGTCGAGGTGCTGGCCGGCCTCGGCCTCACCAGCCCGGCGGGCGCCGCCCGCTGGCGCAGCGTCCGGCTGCGGCTGCCCGCGGCGCGGACGGCCGGCCGCGCCACCGGCGGGCGGCACGGCAACCCGGTGCGGCTGCTGCCGCTGGGCGACGGCGCCTTCCTGCTCGTCACCCAGAACAGCACCCAGGTCAACGGGGACATCGAGTGCGCCGCGCTGTTCCACGACCCGGCCGAGCGGTTCGCGGTGCCCGCCCCGTACGAACTGCTCGCCGACGCAGCGCCGGTGGCCACCGCGCCGGACGGGCGCGCCGAGGCCGTGCTCGCCGTCGCGGCCGAGCGCGGGCCGGCCCCGTGGTTCCCCGAGGCCGCCGCGCGGTTCGCCGAACTCACCGGCGTCACCGGCACGCTGGCCGCGCTGGTGGTGGCCGGCCTGCCCCGGCTGGAGGGCTGGCACCGCAACTTCCTGCCCCCCGGGACCCGCGCCCTGCTCGGGCTGAAGGTCGCGGACGCGGCCGTGGCCCGCGACGAGCTGCGCGCCCTGCCCCCGCTCACCCGCCGCCGGCTGCTCGCCGCCCTGCTGCCCGCCGACCCGGAGCAGCTGTGGACCGGCGGACCGGACGCCGAGGCGGCTGCCCGGGTGTGGAACGAGCTGATCGGCCGCCGGGTCGCCGTCCCCGAGGCGCTGCTGGCCGAGGCCGGCCGCGCCGTGCGCACCGAATTCTCCGCCCGCCAGGCGCTCGCCGCGGTGCTCGACCCGGCCACCACCCGGGAGTTGACCGAGGACCTGGTCTGGGCCGTCAAGGGCGACCGGGCGCACCCGACCGACCCCACCCGCACCGGGTTCACCGCGGCCACCCTGGTCGCCGTGGTCACCATGGCCGGCTGGCTGGCCCACCGGCTGCCCGCCGGCGACCCGCTGCGCAGCACGCTGCCGGCCGCGCTCGACGCCGTCCGGGCCCGACTGGCCAACCCCGACCTGCTGCTGGACCTCGGCCGGTACGTCAGCCTGTCCGGCTTCCGCAGGATCGCGGGCGCCCCGACCGAGACCGGCCAGGGCTACGAGCGCTACGGCGCGGTGCTGCTGTCCACCCACGACGACCAGCCCGCCCCCGCGATCCGCACCGCCCTGCTGGACGCGGCCGGCGAGGACCCGTACCTGCCGGTGCTGCGGGCCGACGGGGCCCAGCCCTTCCCGGCCGAGACCGCCCTCAAGGCGGTGGGCTCGGCGGACTTCGCGGCCCTGCTCGCCGACCCCGGGGACCCGGCCGCGGGCGAACGCGGCGCGGACGGCACCTGGTGGCCGCAGGACCCGTCCCGCTCGGTGCCCGACCTGGTCGCGGCCGTCACCGAACGGCACGGCCTGGGCGCGGACGCCGCCGTGCTGTACCTGATGCTGCTGGCCATGCCCGACCCCACCGACCGCAACACCGCCCGCTGGACGGGCTGGAAGCCGGCCCGGCTGAAGGCGGCCCGGGCCGAGCTGGCCGCGAGCGACCTGGTCGTGCAGGCCACCCGGACCCGCGCCGGTCGCACGCTCTTCCTGCCCGGCGGCTGGAGCGAGCAGAGCAGCCCGCGCCTGCCGCTGGAGACCTGGAAGCTGCCGATGTTCGACAGCACCCCGTCGAGCGCCCAGGTGCCCGGCGAGCCGGCGGCGGCGCTGTACCGCCGGGCCTGGCAGCGGCTGCTCGACGGGGACCTGCCGCGCTTCGAGGAGCTGCGCACGCCCCGCGCCCGCCGCGGCCGACGGCGCTGA
- a CDS encoding AAA family ATPase, whose product MPPTATPATTDPAAVPTTDPATDPAAVPTTAPGTEAAPARQVLPAEERHAAELAFLAAHDEGPRPPGWALTPSAVVTFVCGSEGRALTLAPKRRKDGALPAKLVVAPKFIGERALVERCVVTLAGERGLLLVGEPGTAKSMLSELLSAAVSGSSELTVQGTAGTTEDAFRYGWNYALLLAQGPTPQALVASPVLTAMRTGKVARIEEVTRCLPEVQDALVSILSDRRVSVPELAGTPHATVAAAPGFTVIATANLRDRGVSEMSAALKRRFNFETVHPIADPARETELVRTQATAAVRRAGAAFGVDDAVLDVLVTVFRDLRTGRSAEGWDVERPSTVLSTAEAVQVAASLGLARAYLPAGDVLDLVPGHLLGAVRKDDPADHTRLLGYWDGPVRRRAEDGSALWRRLWDLRENLR is encoded by the coding sequence ATGCCCCCGACCGCCACCCCCGCCACGACCGACCCCGCGGCCGTCCCGACCACCGATCCCGCCACCGACCCCGCGGCCGTCCCGACGACCGCTCCCGGCACCGAGGCGGCGCCGGCCCGCCAGGTCCTGCCCGCCGAGGAGCGCCACGCCGCCGAACTCGCCTTCCTCGCCGCCCACGACGAGGGCCCGCGCCCGCCCGGCTGGGCCCTGACCCCGAGCGCGGTGGTGACCTTCGTCTGCGGCAGCGAGGGCCGGGCGCTCACCCTGGCGCCCAAGCGCCGCAAGGACGGTGCGCTGCCCGCGAAGCTGGTGGTCGCCCCGAAGTTCATCGGCGAGCGGGCCCTGGTGGAGCGGTGCGTGGTCACCCTGGCCGGTGAGCGCGGGCTGCTGCTGGTCGGCGAGCCCGGCACCGCCAAGTCGATGCTCTCCGAGCTGCTGTCGGCCGCCGTCAGCGGCAGCAGCGAACTGACCGTCCAGGGCACCGCCGGCACCACCGAGGACGCCTTCCGCTACGGCTGGAACTACGCGCTGCTGCTCGCCCAGGGCCCCACCCCGCAGGCCCTGGTCGCCTCGCCGGTGCTGACCGCGATGCGCACCGGAAAGGTCGCCCGGATCGAGGAGGTCACCCGCTGCCTGCCCGAGGTGCAGGACGCGCTGGTGTCGATCCTCTCCGACCGCCGGGTGAGCGTCCCGGAGCTGGCCGGCACCCCGCACGCCACGGTCGCCGCCGCCCCCGGCTTCACCGTGATCGCCACCGCGAACCTGCGCGACCGCGGCGTCTCGGAGATGTCCGCCGCGCTCAAGCGGCGCTTCAACTTCGAGACGGTGCACCCGATTGCCGACCCGGCCCGGGAGACCGAGCTGGTCCGCACCCAGGCCACCGCCGCCGTGCGGCGGGCCGGCGCGGCCTTCGGCGTGGACGACGCCGTGCTCGACGTCCTGGTCACCGTCTTCCGCGACCTGCGCACCGGCCGCTCCGCCGAGGGCTGGGACGTCGAGCGCCCCAGCACCGTGCTCTCCACCGCCGAGGCCGTGCAGGTCGCCGCCTCCCTCGGCCTGGCCCGCGCCTACCTCCCCGCCGGCGACGTCCTCGACCTCGTCCCCGGCCACCTGCTGGGCGCCGTCCGCAAGGACGACCCGGCCGACCACACCCGCCTCCTCGGCTACTGGGACGGCCCGGTCCGCCGCCGCGCCGAGGACGGCTCCGCCCTCTGGCGCCGCCTGTGGGACCTCCGGGAGAACCTGCGGTGA
- a CDS encoding vWA domain-containing protein, with amino-acid sequence MTNPSPVPLTTPVDGADPRAAVAALAACTRPYLIGVRHHSPALAAVVPALLAQADPQVLCVELPTDFQHWLPHLADPGTVAPVALAGAREGGPLGFYPFADFSPELAAIRWAREHGVEVLCCDLPLADPGWSAEAPDTRPGPAEPTAPTGPAAPRYADALDAAGTGRAGDDLWDRSVEVRAPGSDPAEVRRAALAVGWALRRDAAEHGGVAVHDLAREAHMRRVIARAGADGRRVAAVVGAFHGPALTAADQPDEPVPVPVPVPAPRSEPATSTTSLVPYTFDLLDARSGYPAGIRDPRWQQAVLAAQGDPGRVQDAAARAITEVCRELRAAGHPAGTGEAAEALRLAGDLARLRDLPAPGRGELLEAVTAVLGQGELLGRGRALAKALEAVLVGADRGRLAPGTPRSGLGPSVEAELAELRLPGPDDPEARELRLEPLRSPLDRRREVLLQRLAVCGIDYGKPLAVAGTGDSAALSTRWQLAWTPSTAARLDLTGVRGVTAELAAAGTLRKAARTAVADGGPTAQQVLAGLRAAASCDLPALVAERLTEAAQVLPTAATLPELLDALDLLEALRLGHLPGAGAPARAEAAELAATLLDAAVSGLPGLAGSDDPADAVALVALATRAGDHRLGLSLDEALDTLAAGGSPLLQGAALAARVLLDLDPAARLGARAAGWLDTAGDPAGRRRLARQLTGLLTAGGPLLQYAPDALGPLLGRIDGLSDEGFLTRLPALRAGFDALSPAARTRLLETVTERLGERPDLTLAAPAELLALWAAADTAAAGALTALGLPLPAVTGSPDVPSTLVLSEANESPDRIPPADRWRLLLGREPERLPQGARRYAHALDELYGAGRGEGAADLDRGNGGSGNGGGREASFPTAREWSEELAALFGPEVREEVLAAAADAGRTDVLTQLDPAAVRPSMELLTSVLNLAGGMPEHLLARLRPLVRRLVDELSRELATRLRPTLTGLATPRPTRRPGGRIDLPRTLRANLAHTRRLPDGRTVVVPERPVFSTRSRREADWRLILVVDVSGSMEASVIWSALTAAVLGGVPTLSTHFLAFSTQVADLTDRVSDPLSLLLEVRVGGGTHIAGALAHARSLVTVPSRTLVVVVSDFEEGGPLGGLLGEVRSLASSGVHLLGCAALDDTGTPRYSVPVARQLVAAGMPVAALSPLALARWVGERLRGDTR; translated from the coding sequence GTGACCAACCCCAGCCCCGTACCCCTGACGACCCCGGTGGACGGCGCCGACCCGCGGGCGGCCGTCGCGGCGCTCGCCGCCTGCACCCGGCCCTATCTGATCGGTGTCCGGCACCACAGCCCCGCGCTGGCCGCGGTGGTGCCGGCGCTGCTGGCGCAGGCCGACCCGCAGGTGCTCTGCGTCGAGCTGCCGACCGACTTCCAGCACTGGCTCCCGCACCTGGCCGACCCCGGCACCGTCGCCCCGGTGGCGCTGGCCGGGGCGCGCGAGGGCGGACCGCTCGGCTTCTACCCGTTCGCCGACTTCTCGCCGGAGCTCGCCGCGATCCGCTGGGCGCGCGAGCACGGTGTCGAGGTGCTCTGCTGCGACCTCCCGTTGGCCGACCCCGGCTGGTCGGCGGAGGCCCCGGACACCCGGCCCGGCCCCGCGGAGCCCACCGCCCCCACCGGCCCCGCCGCCCCCCGCTACGCCGACGCGCTGGACGCCGCCGGCACCGGCCGCGCGGGCGACGACCTGTGGGACCGCTCCGTCGAGGTCCGCGCTCCGGGCAGCGACCCGGCCGAGGTGCGGCGCGCGGCGCTGGCCGTCGGCTGGGCGCTGCGCCGCGACGCCGCCGAGCACGGCGGGGTGGCGGTCCACGACCTCGCCCGCGAGGCGCACATGCGCCGGGTGATCGCCCGCGCGGGCGCGGACGGCCGCCGGGTCGCGGCGGTGGTCGGAGCCTTCCACGGCCCCGCACTCACCGCCGCCGACCAGCCCGATGAACCCGTACCCGTACCTGTCCCCGTACCCGCACCCCGGTCCGAGCCCGCCACCTCGACCACCTCGCTCGTCCCGTACACCTTCGACCTGCTCGACGCCCGCTCCGGCTACCCGGCGGGCATCCGCGACCCGCGCTGGCAGCAGGCCGTGCTGGCGGCGCAGGGCGACCCCGGGCGGGTGCAGGACGCGGCGGCCCGCGCGATCACCGAGGTGTGCCGCGAGCTGCGCGCCGCCGGCCACCCGGCCGGCACCGGCGAGGCCGCCGAGGCGCTGCGGCTGGCCGGTGACCTGGCCCGGCTGCGCGACCTGCCGGCTCCCGGCCGCGGTGAGCTGCTGGAGGCGGTGACCGCCGTCCTCGGCCAGGGCGAACTGCTGGGCCGCGGACGGGCGTTGGCCAAGGCGCTGGAGGCGGTGCTGGTCGGCGCCGACCGCGGCCGGCTCGCCCCCGGCACCCCGCGCTCGGGCCTCGGCCCCTCCGTGGAGGCCGAGTTGGCCGAGCTGCGGCTGCCCGGTCCGGACGACCCCGAGGCCCGCGAGCTGCGCCTGGAGCCGCTGCGCTCCCCGCTGGACCGGCGCCGCGAGGTGCTGCTGCAGCGCCTGGCGGTCTGCGGCATCGACTACGGCAAGCCGCTCGCGGTGGCGGGCACGGGGGACAGCGCCGCACTCTCCACCCGCTGGCAGCTGGCCTGGACGCCGTCCACCGCCGCCCGTCTCGATCTGACCGGCGTGCGCGGGGTCACCGCCGAACTCGCGGCGGCGGGCACCCTGCGCAAGGCCGCGCGCACGGCGGTGGCGGACGGCGGACCGACCGCGCAGCAGGTCCTGGCCGGACTGCGCGCCGCGGCGAGCTGCGACCTGCCCGCGCTGGTCGCCGAACGGCTCACGGAGGCGGCGCAAGTGCTGCCGACGGCCGCAACGCTGCCCGAACTCCTCGACGCGCTCGACCTGTTGGAGGCGCTGCGGCTGGGCCATCTGCCCGGCGCCGGCGCACCGGCCAGGGCCGAGGCCGCCGAACTCGCCGCCACGCTGCTGGATGCGGCCGTCAGCGGCCTGCCCGGTCTGGCCGGCAGCGACGATCCCGCGGACGCGGTCGCGCTGGTGGCGCTGGCCACCCGGGCCGGCGACCACCGGCTCGGCCTGAGCCTGGACGAGGCGCTGGACACGCTCGCCGCCGGCGGCTCGCCGCTGCTCCAGGGCGCGGCGCTCGCCGCCCGGGTGCTGCTCGACCTGGATCCGGCCGCCCGGCTGGGTGCCCGCGCCGCGGGCTGGCTCGACACGGCCGGCGACCCCGCCGGACGGCGCCGGCTGGCCCGGCAGCTGACCGGTCTGCTGACGGCCGGTGGTCCGCTGCTGCAGTACGCGCCGGACGCCCTCGGCCCGCTGCTGGGCCGGATCGACGGCCTGTCGGACGAGGGCTTCCTGACCCGGCTGCCCGCCCTGCGGGCCGGCTTCGACGCGCTCAGCCCGGCCGCGCGCACCCGCCTGCTGGAGACCGTCACCGAACGCCTGGGTGAGCGCCCGGACCTGACGCTCGCGGCCCCGGCCGAGCTGCTCGCCCTCTGGGCGGCAGCGGACACCGCCGCCGCCGGCGCCCTCACCGCCCTCGGCCTGCCGCTGCCGGCCGTCACCGGCTCACCTGACGTGCCGTCAACTCTGGTTCTATCAGAGGCGAACGAGTCGCCCGATCGAATCCCGCCCGCCGACCGCTGGCGGCTGCTGCTCGGCCGCGAACCCGAGCGGCTGCCCCAGGGCGCCCGCCGCTACGCGCACGCCCTGGACGAGCTGTACGGCGCGGGCCGCGGCGAGGGAGCCGCCGACCTCGACCGCGGCAACGGCGGCAGCGGCAACGGCGGCGGCCGGGAGGCCTCCTTCCCCACCGCTCGCGAGTGGTCCGAGGAGCTGGCGGCGCTGTTCGGTCCCGAGGTCCGTGAGGAGGTGCTCGCCGCCGCGGCCGACGCGGGTCGCACCGATGTGCTGACCCAGCTCGACCCCGCGGCCGTCCGCCCCTCGATGGAGCTGCTGACCTCGGTGCTCAACCTCGCCGGAGGCATGCCCGAGCACCTGCTCGCCCGGCTGCGCCCGTTGGTGCGCCGACTGGTCGACGAGCTGTCCCGGGAGCTGGCCACCCGGCTGCGCCCCACGCTCACCGGCCTGGCCACCCCGCGCCCGACCCGCCGTCCGGGCGGCCGGATCGACCTGCCGCGCACCCTGCGCGCCAACCTCGCGCACACCCGCAGGCTGCCGGACGGCCGCACGGTCGTGGTGCCCGAGCGGCCGGTGTTCAGCACCCGCTCCCGGCGGGAGGCGGACTGGCGGCTGATCCTGGTGGTCGACGTCTCCGGCTCGATGGAGGCCTCGGTGATCTGGTCCGCGCTGACCGCCGCCGTGCTGGGCGGGGTGCCGACGCTCTCCACCCACTTCCTGGCCTTCTCCACCCAGGTGGCCGACCTCACCGACCGGGTGAGCGACCCGCTCTCGCTGCTGCTGGAGGTCCGGGTCGGCGGCGGTACGCACATCGCCGGCGCGCTGGCCCACGCCCGCTCCCTGGTGACCGTGCCCAGCCGCACCCTGGTGGTGGTCGTCAGCGACTTCGAGGAGGGCGGTCCGCTGGGCGGCCTGCTCGGCGAGGTCCGCTCGCTGGCGTCCTCCGGGGTGCACCTGCTGGGCTGCGCGGCCCTGGACGACACCGGCACCCCGCGCTACTCGGTCCCCGTCGCGCGGCAACTCGTCGCCGCCGGCATGCCGGTGGCCGCCCTCAGCCCCCTCGCCCTGGCCCGCTGGGTCGGCGAACGCCTCCGTGGCGACACCCGATGA